From the genome of Carcharodon carcharias isolate sCarCar2 chromosome 34, sCarCar2.pri, whole genome shotgun sequence, one region includes:
- the LOC121272730 gene encoding thioredoxin-like encodes MTQFDKSIKDAGERLVVIFFSGTWCETCQLLKPVLREIAQINTVVQFYEVNVDDSEDTAEACDIIHIPTFQFYKMGKKVAEVLDDSRESVEEKIKELK; translated from the coding sequence ATGACCCAGTTCGACAAGTCCATCAAAGACGCCGGCGAGCGCCTGGTGGTCATCTTCTTCTCGGGCACCTGGTGTGAGACGTGTCAGCTCCTGAAGCCCGTCCTGCGGGAGATCGCCCAGATCAACACCGTGGTGCAGTTCTACGAAGTGAACGTCGACGACTCGGAGGACACGGCCGAAGCCTGCGACATCATCCACATCCCGACCTTCCAGTTCTACAAAATGGGCAAGAAGGTGGCCGAGGTCCTGGACGACAGCCGAGAGTCGGTGGAGGAGAAGATCAAGGAACTGAAATAA
- the LOC121272719 gene encoding thioredoxin-like yields the protein MWAALNKLHSGQEGAVMVLRRIKTRKQFETLLREEEETLVVVFFAARWCNNCASIKPFFRMRSDQHHDVIFVEVDVDESEDLARAAGITCMPTFHFYSCQEKVAEFSGTKRDKLDRLLMRLK from the coding sequence ATGTGGGCCGCCCTGAACAAACTGCACAGTGGACAAGAGGGGGCAGTTATGGTCCTGAGGCGCATCAAAACACGCAAGCAGTTCGAGACATTgctgcgggaggaggaggagaccctGGTCGTTGTCTTTTTCGCGGCCCGATGGTGTAACAATTGCGCCAGCATCAAGCCCTTCTTCCGGATGAGGTCCGACCAGCACCACGACGTCATCTTCGTGGAGGTGGACGTGGACGAGTCGGAGGATCTGGCCCGGGCTGCGGGCATCACCTGCATGCCCACCTTCCACTTCTACAGCTGCCAGGAAAAAGTTGCAGAGTTCTCCGGGACCAAGAGGGACAAGTTAGACCGTCTGCTAATGCGACTGAAGTAA
- the blvrb gene encoding flavin reductase (NADPH), with product MGKKVVIFGSTGMTGLATLRQAIDAGHKVTVLVRDPARLPAEREGVKVIVGDVLNKEDVQKAVKGQDGVIIILGTGKDLSPTTMMSEGTKNIIEAMKTHHVSKVVACMSTFLLWDEAKIPPRLLDLTKDHQRMYEVLKKSGLDYVAVFPPHIADEHPLTGTYTISVNEKGGRVISKHDLGHFFLKCLTTSEYDGKFVCVSRDYTHS from the exons ATGGGCAAAAAGGTGGTGATCTTCGGCTCCACCGGGATGACGGGACTCGCTACCCTGCGGCAGGCAATCGATGCAG GTCACAAGGTCACCGTTCTGGTCCGTGACCCAGCCAGACTGCCAGCTGAACGTGAAGGGGTAAAGGTCATCGTCGGTGACGTCCTCAATAAGGAAGACGTCCAGAAGGCAGTCAAAGGACAGGATGGAGTCATCATTATCCTGGGAACCGGGAAGGACCTGA GCCCCACTACTATGATGTCCGAGGGAACCAAGAACATTATCGAAGCAATGAAGACCCATCATGTGAGCAAGGTGGTGGCCTGTATGTCAA CGTTCCTTCTATGGGATGAAGCCAAGATCCCACCACGACTGTTGGACTTGACGAAGGACCACCAGAGGATGTATGAAGTACTGAAGAAGTCTGGGCTGGACTATGTGGCTGTATTTCCACCTCATATTGCTG ATGAACATCCTCTGACCGGAACTTACACCATATCAGTTAATGAAAAGGGAGGCCGGGTGATCTCGAAACACGACCTGGGACATTTCTTCCTCAAGTGCCTGACGACTTCGGAATATGATGGGAagtttgtctgtgtgtccagGGACTACACGCATTCGTGA